In the Treponema maltophilum ATCC 51939 genome, ATTAAATCGTCAAAGTCAACCGCATTGTACAGCTTGAGTCCTTTTTGGTATTCTTCGTAGAGCGGACGGTACATATCGTTTACACTTTTCCAATCGGCGCGCCCCGTTTTTATGTTTGAAAATAAATTGGCGGTTTTATACGCGTCCAAAGCATCGACGGAAAACTTTAATTCGCGCGCCGTTTCTTTAATCAGCTGCACCTTATCGGTTTCGTCGTAAATCGAAAAATTGTCGCGCCAGCCGAGCTTGTCTATGTCGCCGCGCAAAATACGCACGCCGAATGCGTGAAAGGTCGAAACGGTTAAGTTTTGCAGTTTTTTGCCCGTTTGTTCTTTTATGCGTTCGGCCATTTCTTTTGCGGCTTTGTTTGTAAAGGTGAGGGCAAGAATTTGGCTTTGCGGAATTCCGCGTTCGAGCATCCACGCGATGCGGTAGGTAATGACGCGCGTTTTGCCGCTTCCCGCTCCGGCTATAATCAAAAGCGCGCCTTCGGTTTTTTGTACCGCTTTCAGCTGTTCGCCGTTCAATTCCCGTTTCAGTTCGTCTTCACGCATAAGCGGTATTGTACGTAAAATCGGAGCGCTGTGCAAGCCGCCGCATTTTGCGCTCATCTTATCAAAATAAACTCCGATATAATAGTAAGGCGGTTTTTTTATTCCGAAAATTGCGGCAAAGTGCCGTTAAGTACTTGACTGTCAGGGAGTTGGCGTAGACAATAGTATGATAGAAGTTATGCGTTTGGATGGGAGCCCGTATTGGATAAATCCGCATCAAATTGAGTATATGGAAAAAAATCCCGATGTAACGCTGGTTATGCTGTCCGGCAAAAAGCTGGTTGTGCGCAACAGCGCCGAGGATATGATTGAAAAAATCATTGCATACCGCCGCCTTATCGGCGCATTTAAAAATGAATTGTAATAACGGGAGGAACTGATAAAAAGCGCTGCCTGAAATAGCGTCATCGCTTTTTATCGCGAGTTTGCACGGCAAAGCTCGCATATTATATGTGCGTGCATCCGCACGCACGGATAAAAACTTTTTCGGAAGCTGACGCTTTCTGCAAAAGTTTTTATGGGAGGAACTGATGGATATAGCGAGTATTTTAGGCATTGCGGGGGGTCTTGCAGCTCTCGTTTTTTCGGTGCTTTCTTCGGGCGGCGGTTTGGGCGGCATTTGGGACGTGCCTTCTCTTATATTCGTTATCGTCGGTTCATTTTTTGCAATGCTCCTGAGTTTTCCGATGAACAGGGTTTTTGCCATGTTCAAAATTATGGGAAAGATTTTTAAAACCCCCGATTTCGGCGGAAAAGCGCTGGTGCAGAACATGGTCGCCCTATCCGAAAAAGCCCGCCGCGAAGGCATTCTTGCGCTGGAAGAA is a window encoding:
- a CDS encoding flagellar FlbD family protein; amino-acid sequence: MIEVMRLDGSPYWINPHQIEYMEKNPDVTLVMLSGKKLVVRNSAEDMIEKIIAYRRLIGAFKNEL